In one Hymenobacter sp. DG25B genomic region, the following are encoded:
- a CDS encoding M48 family metallopeptidase, which translates to MPQLQIDDLQVEVVRKNIRTLRLSVHMPDGRVRISVPLRTPEAAIRELVTARRAWIQKHQTNFAAREQPRQLAYVSGERHAYQGQAYELRVHPSTGPARVVLQDQQFLDLYVRPDSTPEQRALVLAGWYRQRLREQLPTLLGKWQPVVGAQASAWAIKKMKTRWGTCNIQAKRIWLNLELIKRPLPCLEYVVVHELTHLHERYHNARFWGLMDAFMPDWRQHKAELNRVHLRNNPGADAC; encoded by the coding sequence ATGCCCCAACTTCAGATAGATGACTTGCAGGTGGAAGTGGTGCGCAAGAATATCAGGACCCTGCGGCTGAGCGTGCATATGCCCGATGGCCGCGTGCGGATATCGGTGCCGCTACGCACCCCGGAAGCCGCTATTCGGGAGCTGGTAACGGCCCGCCGCGCCTGGATTCAGAAGCACCAGACCAACTTTGCCGCCCGCGAGCAGCCCCGGCAGCTCGCCTACGTATCGGGCGAGCGGCATGCTTACCAGGGCCAGGCATATGAGTTGCGCGTGCACCCCAGCACCGGCCCGGCGCGGGTGGTGCTGCAGGATCAGCAGTTTCTGGACTTGTATGTGCGGCCGGATAGCACCCCGGAACAACGCGCCCTGGTGCTGGCTGGCTGGTACCGCCAGCGCCTGCGGGAGCAGCTCCCGACGCTGCTGGGAAAGTGGCAGCCGGTAGTGGGCGCGCAGGCCAGCGCGTGGGCCATTAAGAAAATGAAAACCCGCTGGGGCACCTGCAACATTCAGGCAAAGCGCATCTGGCTGAACCTGGAGCTCATCAAGCGCCCCCTGCCCTGCCTGGAATACGTGGTGGTGCATGAGCTCACGCACCTGCATGAGCGCTACCACAACGCCCGTTTCTGGGGTTTGATGGATGCGTTTATGCCCGACTGGCGCCAGCACAAAGCAGAGCTGAACCGGGTGCATCTCCGCAACAACCCCGGCGCGGATGCGTGCTGA
- a CDS encoding glycoside hydrolase family 15 protein, with translation MAKHTYDMGLIGNCAFLALIRRDTSVAWMCWPRFDSSFVFGDLLDTDKGGEYSVLPVTAGEYHSRQYYLQNTNVLCTEIETAEGRYRVTDFAPRFPQYERYYKPLMLIRKLEPLAGSPRVRVRCNPVGHYGETQLNRRRSSNHIAFLGLDEEIRLTTDIPLTYILEGEDFVLNEPRYLVLTYGAPLEASLESTAERFLRSTIEYWRKWVKSTSISNFHQEAVIRSALALKLHQYEDTGAIIAASTTSLPEAPGSTRNWDYRYCWMRDTYYTLTSFNNIGHFEEMERYFHYIANISTKVKDKYQPLYGISGASELTEQELPLAGYLGNQPVRIGNDAYTHIQNDVYGQVLVALLPLYVDCRFIDPERTNPTRLVYEALHRIEATMDQPDAGLWEFRHIAQYHCYTYLFHWAGSNAARKVAKALGNADMEALATELMHKAAARIEQCYDAERGVYTNAIGSPHLDASTLQLIMMGYLDPNSERTHKHLRALEAELMTPEGLFYRYRHPDDFGTPETTFLICSFWYVETLACVGRTQDAIREFEKLITYSNHLGLLSEDVDARTGSQWGNFPQAYSHVGLVNAAYRIAKKLDQPNFL, from the coding sequence ATGGCAAAACATACCTATGATATGGGGCTGATTGGCAACTGCGCCTTTCTGGCCCTTATTCGCAGAGACACTTCAGTGGCCTGGATGTGCTGGCCGCGCTTCGACAGCAGCTTTGTCTTTGGCGACCTGCTGGACACCGACAAAGGCGGCGAGTACAGCGTACTGCCCGTCACTGCCGGAGAGTACCACTCGCGGCAGTATTATCTGCAAAACACCAATGTGCTCTGCACGGAAATTGAAACCGCCGAAGGCCGCTACCGGGTCACGGACTTTGCCCCGCGCTTTCCGCAGTACGAGCGGTACTATAAGCCCCTGATGCTGATTCGGAAGCTGGAACCCCTGGCCGGCTCGCCTCGCGTGCGGGTGCGCTGCAACCCTGTGGGCCATTACGGCGAGACGCAGCTCAACCGCCGGCGCAGCTCCAACCACATTGCCTTTCTGGGGCTGGATGAGGAAATCCGGCTCACCACCGATATTCCGTTGACTTATATTCTGGAAGGCGAGGATTTTGTGCTGAACGAGCCCCGCTACCTGGTGCTCACCTACGGCGCCCCCCTGGAGGCGTCTCTGGAAAGCACCGCCGAGCGGTTCCTGCGCAGCACCATTGAGTACTGGCGCAAATGGGTGAAAAGCACCAGCATCAGCAACTTTCATCAGGAAGCCGTTATCCGTTCGGCCCTGGCCCTTAAGCTGCACCAGTACGAAGACACCGGCGCCATTATAGCGGCCAGCACTACCTCTCTGCCCGAGGCCCCCGGTAGTACCCGCAACTGGGACTACCGCTACTGCTGGATGCGCGACACGTATTACACGCTCACCTCCTTCAATAACATCGGCCACTTTGAGGAGATGGAGCGGTATTTCCACTACATCGCTAACATCTCCACCAAGGTAAAAGACAAGTACCAGCCGCTGTACGGCATCAGCGGGGCCTCCGAGTTAACGGAGCAGGAACTGCCACTGGCCGGGTATCTCGGCAACCAGCCCGTGCGCATTGGCAATGATGCCTATACCCATATTCAGAACGATGTGTACGGGCAGGTGCTGGTGGCCCTGCTGCCGCTGTACGTCGACTGCCGCTTCATTGACCCGGAGCGCACCAACCCAACCCGTCTGGTATACGAGGCCCTGCACCGTATAGAAGCCACCATGGACCAGCCCGATGCCGGCCTCTGGGAGTTCCGGCACATTGCGCAGTACCATTGCTACACGTACCTGTTTCACTGGGCCGGAAGCAACGCCGCCCGCAAAGTGGCCAAAGCCCTGGGCAATGCCGATATGGAAGCGCTGGCAACGGAACTGATGCACAAAGCGGCTGCCAGAATAGAGCAGTGCTATGATGCGGAACGGGGCGTGTACACCAATGCCATCGGCTCGCCGCACCTGGATGCCAGCACCCTGCAGCTGATTATGATGGGCTACCTCGACCCTAACTCCGAGCGGACCCACAAGCATCTGCGCGCCCTGGAAGCCGAGCTGATGACGCCTGAAGGACTGTTCTACCGCTACCGCCACCCCGATGATTTTGGCACCCCCGAGACTACCTTCCTCATTTGCTCCTTTTGGTATGTAGAAACGCTGGCCTGCGTGGGTCGCACCCAGGATGCCATTCGGGAGTTTGAAAAGCTCATCACCTACAGCAACCATCTGGGCCTGCTCAGTGAGGACGTAGATGCCCGCACCGGCTCCCAGTGGGGCAACTTCCCGCAGGCCTATAGCCATGTGGGCCTGGTGAATGCCGCCTACCGCATTGCCAAAAAGCTGGACCAGCCCAATTTCCTGTAG
- a CDS encoding bile acid:sodium symporter family protein, translating into MSASTSGRLRGLLSRLGIDWFLLGLLGAVALAYAFPELGSKASPLPWHRMTSAGISLIFFFYGLRLSPEKLRAGMRNWRLHVLIQATTFLVFPLLALAVHPLFGTSETSQLLWQSIFFLCTLPSTVSTSVVMVSMAGGNIPAAIFNATLSGLLGIVATPLWTGLVLHTATGNAALSSLALDLLVQVVLPVLAGVVLHRWLGAFAERHRLRLRTSDQVIILLLVFTSFSESFAQGIFHSYGLLDVLWLAAGMLGLFLLVFGGIGLLSRALHLPRPDQLTALFCGSKKSLVHGSVMAAILFPNMAATGALLLPLMLYHALQILAASVLAQRAARQESVT; encoded by the coding sequence ATGTCTGCTTCTACTTCCGGGCGCCTCCGGGGCCTGCTTTCCCGCCTGGGCATCGATTGGTTTTTACTGGGCCTGCTGGGGGCGGTGGCACTGGCATATGCGTTTCCCGAGCTGGGCAGCAAAGCCAGTCCCCTGCCCTGGCACCGCATGACCAGCGCGGGCATCAGCCTGATTTTCTTTTTCTACGGCCTGCGTCTCAGCCCTGAGAAGTTGCGGGCCGGCATGCGCAACTGGCGGCTGCATGTTCTTATACAAGCCACCACATTTCTGGTGTTTCCGCTGCTGGCCCTGGCAGTGCATCCCTTATTTGGCACTTCGGAAACCAGCCAGCTGCTGTGGCAGAGCATCTTTTTTCTGTGCACGCTGCCTTCCACGGTATCTACTTCTGTGGTGATGGTTTCTATGGCCGGGGGCAATATTCCGGCAGCTATTTTCAATGCTACCCTTTCCGGGCTGCTGGGCATTGTGGCCACCCCGCTCTGGACGGGGCTGGTGCTGCACACCGCCACCGGCAACGCCGCCCTTAGCAGCCTGGCCCTGGATTTATTGGTGCAGGTGGTACTGCCCGTGCTGGCGGGGGTGGTGCTGCACCGCTGGCTGGGCGCCTTTGCCGAGCGGCACCGCCTGCGCCTGCGCACCTCCGACCAGGTTATTATTCTGCTGCTGGTTTTCACCTCGTTCAGTGAGTCGTTTGCGCAGGGAATATTCCACAGCTATGGGCTGCTGGATGTGCTGTGGCTGGCTGCTGGCATGCTGGGCCTTTTCCTGCTGGTGTTTGGTGGTATTGGGCTGCTGAGCCGCGCCCTGCACCTGCCCCGCCCCGACCAGCTGACGGCGCTTTTCTGCGGCTCTAAAAAATCGTTGGTACATGGCAGCGTGATGGCTGCTATCCTGTTCCCCAATATGGCCGCTACGGGGGCGCTGCTGTTGCCGCTGATGCTGTATCATGCCTTGCAGATTCTGGCCGCCAGCGTGCTGGCCCAACGGGCCGCCCGGCAGGAATCGGTTACCTGA
- a CDS encoding ABC transporter ATP-binding protein, with the protein MKLLYGYLRQYWGLLALALLLAAINQIFSLLDPYIFRQIIDRHVVKQNGTLHNLSFWAFLGGGAGILILKAMGVAMVSRIAKNFQDYYVNVITQRLGAQLYSDGLRHSLELPYQVFEDQRSGETLGKLQKVRSDVEKLIQSFVNVLFISLVGIIFVVWYAISVYWPIAVVYFLTIPLLGSLSLVLSRRIKVIQKTIVAETTALAGSTTESLRNIELIKSLGLAQQETERLNATTDKILKLELKKVRYLRSLSFVQGTFVNLMRNIILLMLLFLVVQQIITVGEFFSFFIYSFAIFGPLQEIGSIINVYRETEASLANFQLILDTPKEVKPLHPKVIQQIETLAFDAVHFKHLTATAPALDGITFTTKLGETIAFVGPSGSGKTTLVKLLVGLYPPAAGRILYNGIPGPELDLDALREQIGFVTQDTQLFAGTIRENLRFVAPQATDAECLRALHQAAADSLLARAPQGLDTVIGEGGVKVSGGEKQRLSIARALLRHPTLLVFDEATSALDSLTEEEISQTVRELSGSRQHITILIAHRLSTILHADRIFVLERGIVAEQGRHEELLAQKGLYYAMWRQQIGERPAPVQPAARLQKV; encoded by the coding sequence ATGAAGCTTCTCTATGGATACCTCCGGCAATACTGGGGCCTGCTGGCCCTGGCCCTGTTGCTGGCGGCCATCAACCAGATATTCTCCCTGCTCGACCCCTACATTTTCCGGCAAATCATTGACCGGCACGTGGTAAAGCAAAATGGTACGCTGCACAACCTCTCCTTCTGGGCCTTTCTAGGTGGCGGGGCCGGTATTCTGATCCTGAAGGCTATGGGCGTGGCCATGGTATCGCGCATTGCCAAAAACTTTCAGGACTACTACGTCAACGTTATTACCCAGCGGCTGGGCGCGCAGCTCTACTCCGATGGCCTGCGCCACTCCCTGGAGCTGCCCTACCAGGTGTTTGAAGACCAGCGCTCCGGCGAAACCCTGGGCAAGCTCCAGAAAGTGCGCTCCGATGTTGAAAAGCTGATTCAGAGCTTCGTGAATGTGCTTTTCATTTCCCTGGTCGGCATCATTTTCGTGGTGTGGTACGCCATTAGCGTGTACTGGCCCATTGCGGTAGTGTATTTTCTGACCATTCCGCTGCTGGGCTCCCTGAGTCTGGTGCTGAGCCGGCGCATCAAAGTCATTCAGAAAACTATTGTGGCCGAAACCACGGCCCTGGCCGGCTCTACCACGGAAAGCCTGCGCAATATTGAGCTGATTAAAAGTCTGGGGCTGGCCCAGCAGGAAACCGAGCGCCTGAATGCCACCACGGATAAAATTCTGAAGCTGGAGCTCAAGAAAGTGCGCTACCTGCGCTCCTTATCCTTTGTGCAGGGCACGTTTGTGAACCTGATGCGCAACATTATTCTGCTGATGCTCCTGTTCCTGGTAGTGCAGCAGATTATTACCGTAGGCGAGTTCTTCTCCTTCTTTATCTACTCGTTTGCCATTTTCGGGCCGCTGCAGGAAATCGGGAGCATCATCAACGTGTACCGCGAAACGGAGGCTTCCCTGGCTAACTTCCAGCTGATTCTGGATACGCCCAAAGAAGTGAAGCCCCTACACCCCAAGGTGATTCAGCAGATTGAAACGCTGGCTTTTGATGCCGTGCACTTTAAGCACCTCACGGCTACGGCGCCGGCGCTGGATGGCATTACGTTTACTACCAAGCTGGGCGAAACCATTGCCTTTGTGGGCCCCTCCGGCTCGGGCAAAACCACGCTGGTAAAGCTGCTGGTGGGGTTATATCCGCCGGCGGCCGGGCGCATTCTCTACAACGGTATTCCCGGGCCGGAACTGGACCTGGATGCGCTGCGGGAGCAGATTGGCTTTGTAACCCAGGATACCCAGCTGTTTGCGGGCACCATTCGGGAAAACCTGCGCTTTGTGGCGCCCCAGGCAACTGATGCCGAGTGCCTGCGCGCCCTGCACCAGGCCGCCGCCGATTCCCTGCTGGCCCGCGCGCCGCAAGGGCTGGATACAGTCATCGGCGAAGGGGGCGTAAAGGTATCCGGCGGCGAAAAGCAGCGCCTGAGCATTGCCCGGGCCTTGCTGCGCCACCCTACCCTGCTGGTATTTGATGAGGCCACTTCGGCCCTGGATTCCCTCACGGAGGAAGAAATCAGCCAGACGGTGCGGGAGCTTTCCGGCTCGCGCCAGCACATCACCATCCTCATTGCCCACCGCCTGAGCACCATTCTGCACGCTGACCGCATATTTGTGCTGGAGCGCGGCATTGTTGCCGAGCAGGGGCGGCACGAGGAGCTGCTGGCACAAAAAGGTCTGTATTACGCCATGTGGCGGCAGCAGATTGGCGAGCGGCCCGCCCCGGTGCAGCCCGCCGCCCGGCTGCAAAAAGTATAG
- a CDS encoding SDR family oxidoreductase → MLRLEAYMKRQTRNNWLAAAGAGALVAAAALWSNRRGSYDLNGRVVLITGGSRGLGLLLARQAVAEGAKVAICARDADELERARQELANDGAEVLALVRDLSEPTEVRTLVEEVQQQLGAIDVLINNAGIITGGPLDHMDISEYQDSMNIHFWAPLHAMQAVLPAMRGRGEGRIVNIASVGGKVAVPHLAPYSASKFALVGLSEAFRSELLQEGILVTTVCPGLMRTGSARNAQVKGQHQKEFAWFIVADSLPVLSMDATMAARQIWNACRRGDAEVILGLPAKLLSAVHGLFPGTTADVLSWVNRTLPGPTGEAGDERRKGYESESAVSQSWLTTLTQKAARQNNEISPAS, encoded by the coding sequence GTGCTTCGCTTAGAAGCTTATATGAAGCGACAAACCCGAAACAACTGGCTGGCGGCTGCGGGAGCAGGGGCGCTGGTCGCTGCTGCCGCCCTGTGGAGCAACCGCCGCGGCTCCTATGACCTCAATGGCCGAGTGGTTTTAATTACGGGCGGCTCCCGGGGCCTGGGTCTGCTGCTGGCCCGCCAGGCCGTGGCTGAAGGGGCGAAAGTGGCCATTTGTGCCCGCGACGCCGACGAACTGGAGCGCGCCCGCCAGGAGCTGGCCAACGACGGCGCCGAAGTGCTGGCCCTGGTGCGCGACCTATCCGAGCCAACCGAGGTGCGCACGCTGGTGGAGGAAGTGCAGCAGCAGCTGGGCGCCATTGATGTCCTGATAAACAACGCCGGTATCATCACGGGTGGCCCCCTGGATCATATGGATATCAGTGAGTATCAGGACTCCATGAATATCCATTTCTGGGCGCCGCTACACGCCATGCAAGCCGTACTGCCGGCTATGCGCGGCCGCGGCGAAGGCCGTATTGTCAACATTGCTTCCGTGGGTGGCAAAGTAGCCGTGCCGCACCTGGCGCCCTACAGCGCCAGCAAGTTTGCGCTGGTAGGCCTTTCCGAAGCATTCCGGTCGGAGCTGCTGCAGGAGGGAATTCTGGTAACTACCGTATGCCCGGGCCTGATGCGCACGGGCAGTGCCCGCAATGCCCAGGTAAAAGGCCAGCATCAAAAGGAATTTGCCTGGTTTATTGTCGCCGATTCGTTGCCGGTACTTTCCATGGATGCCACCATGGCGGCCCGCCAGATCTGGAATGCCTGCCGCCGCGGCGACGCCGAGGTAATTCTGGGGCTGCCGGCCAAGCTCCTGTCGGCGGTGCACGGCCTGTTCCCCGGTACCACCGCCGATGTGCTGAGCTGGGTGAACCGTACCTTGCCCGGCCCCACCGGCGAAGCTGGGGACGAGCGCCGCAAGGGCTACGAAAGTGAGTCTGCCGTAAGTCAGTCCTGGCTTACTACGCTCACGCAAAAGGCAGCCCGGCAGAACAACGAAATATCCCCGGCATCCTAG
- a CDS encoding sulfite exporter TauE/SafE family protein, producing the protein MTTTLIALCLFAFLAGFVDSVVGGGGLIQLPAMLLLLKGVPVPTILGTGKVSSLAGTAAALRRYAGRVPMRWQAVGAAAATAAVFSFLGARVVSQLPAAMLRPLVLGMLVVIGIYTFWRKDFGALHAPRLSPRREVLLGLLMGVCLGFYDGFFGPGTGSFLLFGFVGLFGYDFLSASASAKLVNVATNLASLLYFAFTNQILYQVALPMAACNMLGSTLGAKVALQRGTGFVRVLFLVVVSGIILKLGYETWQG; encoded by the coding sequence ATGACAACGACCCTGATTGCCCTTTGCCTTTTTGCTTTTTTAGCCGGCTTTGTAGATTCCGTAGTGGGTGGCGGTGGCCTTATTCAGCTGCCGGCTATGTTGTTGTTGCTTAAGGGTGTGCCGGTGCCTACTATCTTAGGTACGGGTAAAGTATCGTCGTTGGCGGGCACGGCGGCGGCCCTGCGGCGCTACGCAGGCCGGGTACCCATGCGGTGGCAGGCCGTGGGAGCCGCCGCTGCTACTGCGGCGGTATTTTCATTCCTGGGCGCCCGGGTAGTAAGTCAGCTGCCGGCCGCCATGCTGCGGCCCCTGGTGCTGGGCATGCTGGTGGTTATTGGGATATACACCTTCTGGCGCAAGGATTTCGGGGCTTTGCACGCCCCCCGGCTTTCGCCCCGGCGTGAAGTACTTCTGGGCCTGCTCATGGGCGTGTGCCTGGGTTTTTACGATGGTTTCTTTGGGCCCGGCACCGGCAGCTTTCTGCTGTTCGGGTTTGTAGGGCTGTTTGGCTACGATTTTTTATCCGCCTCGGCCTCGGCCAAGCTGGTAAACGTGGCTACCAACCTGGCCAGCCTGCTGTATTTCGCCTTCACCAACCAGATTCTTTACCAGGTAGCCCTGCCTATGGCGGCCTGCAATATGCTGGGCTCTACGCTGGGCGCTAAAGTGGCCCTGCAACGCGGCACCGGGTTTGTACGCGTACTGTTTCTGGTGGTAGTGAGCGGTATTATTCTAAAGTTGGGATACGAAACCTGGCAGGGTTAA
- a CDS encoding DUF5004 domain-containing protein gives MKKLPLFLSLAMGLISLASCEKETVEVENPAQNKAAAAATSLTAALPGGTWHLTDMTSSVVVPGSNEVSTTSMFARLKPSLRDNQIQYQDGGQYIENEGQLKQDEDAPQQSTGSWKLNEKGDSLTITIGQSARSYAVAELTPTSLRLRSTQSVPQGASVTTTSVFAR, from the coding sequence ATGAAGAAATTGCCCCTTTTCCTGAGCCTGGCCATGGGCCTTATCTCCCTGGCATCCTGTGAGAAAGAAACTGTTGAAGTAGAGAATCCCGCTCAGAATAAGGCCGCTGCTGCTGCCACTTCGCTTACTGCGGCCCTGCCCGGCGGCACCTGGCACCTCACCGATATGACGTCTAGCGTTGTAGTGCCCGGTAGCAATGAGGTTTCCACTACCAGCATGTTTGCCCGACTGAAACCCAGCCTGCGCGACAACCAGATCCAATACCAGGATGGTGGCCAGTACATCGAAAACGAAGGCCAGCTGAAACAGGACGAAGATGCTCCTCAGCAGTCTACGGGCAGCTGGAAACTGAACGAAAAAGGTGATTCGCTCACCATCACCATTGGTCAGAGCGCACGTAGCTACGCCGTAGCCGAGCTCACCCCAACTTCTTTGCGCCTGCGTTCCACGCAAAGCGTACCCCAGGGTGCTTCCGTTACTACAACCTCGGTTTTCGCCCGCTAA
- the mutM gene encoding DNA-formamidopyrimidine glycosylase — protein MPELPEVETYRRLLDELLVHQTLIDFEVLDAHVLATPEEELRQALVGATITGTRRLGKNCFLELSTGQVLAVHFGMTGDVGAYRHDHDRPRFTRVAFHLGNGLRVAFIDPRKFGRIRLAASLEAFSKAKKLGPDALAITAAQLQQALSKRKQAIKPLLLNQAITAGLGNWIVDEVLFQARIHPERPANSLTIEHFNALHQAVQLVLTTAIQHEAVYRYFPASFLIHAREWDNSPTSETTNHLNCPIHTNTVIEKTYVGGRATYTCPVCQPSYNH, from the coding sequence ATGCCGGAACTGCCCGAAGTAGAAACTTACCGCCGCCTGCTGGATGAATTGCTGGTGCACCAAACACTGATAGATTTTGAAGTGCTGGATGCCCATGTGCTGGCTACGCCCGAAGAAGAGCTGCGGCAGGCGCTGGTGGGAGCTACCATAACGGGCACCCGCCGGCTGGGTAAAAACTGCTTTCTGGAGCTTTCTACCGGGCAAGTGCTGGCCGTGCACTTTGGCATGACAGGCGACGTGGGCGCCTACCGCCACGACCACGACCGGCCCCGCTTTACCCGGGTGGCCTTTCACCTAGGCAACGGCTTGCGCGTAGCCTTCATCGACCCACGCAAATTTGGCCGTATCCGGCTGGCCGCCAGCCTGGAGGCATTCAGTAAGGCAAAGAAACTGGGGCCCGATGCCCTGGCTATTACAGCAGCACAGCTGCAGCAGGCCCTTAGTAAACGGAAACAAGCAATTAAGCCGCTGTTGCTGAATCAGGCTATTACGGCGGGCTTAGGCAACTGGATTGTAGATGAGGTACTATTTCAGGCCCGTATTCATCCGGAAAGACCGGCCAACTCCTTAACAATTGAACATTTCAACGCCTTGCATCAGGCTGTTCAGCTAGTACTTACCACCGCCATTCAGCACGAAGCGGTGTACCGCTACTTTCCAGCGTCCTTTTTAATCCATGCCCGGGAATGGGATAATTCTCCTACATCGGAAACTACAAATCATCTGAATTGTCCAATTCATACAAACACCGTTATTGAAAAAACCTACGTTGGGGGCCGGGCAACTTATACTTGCCCGGTCTGCCAGCCTTCTTACAATCACTAG
- a CDS encoding L,D-transpeptidase family protein, which yields MPAHHALTVSESQYLRELLDTTSTHTTLAFEHLELRAGPGVRQFYAQQDFHPVWTTDTGWSGTATQALRILAAAPGYGLCPQEYNCARLQALADTLARTELAAHAPLLAAYELSLTDALLRFALHLRYGRLQPASLLPQVYDSVATRQAAQHLQKALAAPDFAPAFLSCQPTGQTYQRLLAAWQIRIKMTSPSSITSLDSVRQAEFRRVAINLERCRWNAQATPDTAFLLVNIPAYRLDVVGQGRVLRSHRVVVGKPAQPTPQFDARLHFFTTAPEWRVPASIAIQEILPQLRRDPGYLYRHQYHLYNRQGQSMNPYRIKWKAITPENFPYTIRQMPGPDNSLGNVSYYMPNEHTVYLHDTPARQLFAQPQRAFSHGCVRVEQSVELAAFLLRRSGAPERAKRLEHAAAATWTQRINLPRAWPVHVRYYTCEATANGQLRHYPDVYGLDAPLLAACFAVVPEAAQLPPR from the coding sequence ATGCCTGCACATCACGCGCTGACAGTTTCTGAAAGCCAATACCTCCGGGAGTTGCTGGATACCACCAGCACGCACACCACGCTGGCATTTGAGCACCTGGAACTGCGCGCCGGCCCGGGGGTGCGGCAATTCTATGCGCAGCAGGATTTTCACCCGGTCTGGACTACCGATACTGGCTGGTCGGGCACGGCTACGCAGGCCCTGCGAATACTGGCAGCGGCTCCCGGCTATGGCCTCTGCCCGCAGGAGTATAACTGCGCCCGGCTGCAGGCTCTGGCCGATACGCTGGCACGTACGGAACTCGCTGCCCACGCACCGCTACTGGCTGCTTATGAGCTCAGCCTGACCGATGCGCTGCTGCGCTTTGCCCTGCACCTGCGCTATGGGCGTCTGCAACCCGCTTCATTGCTACCCCAGGTGTATGATTCGGTGGCTACCCGGCAAGCGGCGCAGCACCTGCAGAAAGCCCTGGCCGCCCCGGATTTTGCCCCGGCTTTTTTAAGCTGCCAGCCAACCGGGCAAACTTACCAACGCCTGCTGGCCGCCTGGCAAATTCGCATAAAGATGACCAGCCCTTCCTCAATAACCAGCTTAGATTCTGTCCGGCAAGCCGAATTCCGCAGGGTGGCCATTAACCTGGAGCGGTGCCGCTGGAATGCCCAGGCTACGCCGGACACGGCTTTTTTGCTGGTGAATATTCCGGCGTACCGGCTGGATGTAGTAGGGCAAGGACGGGTACTGCGCAGCCACCGGGTAGTGGTAGGCAAGCCTGCCCAGCCCACGCCCCAGTTTGATGCCCGCTTGCACTTTTTCACGACGGCGCCGGAATGGCGCGTACCGGCCAGCATTGCCATTCAGGAAATTCTGCCCCAGCTCCGCCGCGACCCGGGTTACCTCTACCGGCACCAGTACCACCTCTACAACCGGCAGGGCCAGTCCATGAACCCCTACCGCATCAAGTGGAAAGCCATTACGCCCGAAAACTTCCCCTATACCATTCGCCAAATGCCCGGCCCGGATAATTCCCTGGGCAATGTATCCTACTACATGCCCAACGAGCACACCGTTTACCTGCACGATACCCCGGCACGCCAGCTGTTTGCCCAGCCGCAGCGGGCCTTTAGCCATGGGTGCGTGCGGGTAGAGCAATCGGTAGAGCTGGCCGCGTTTCTGCTACGCCGCAGCGGGGCACCGGAGCGGGCCAAACGGCTGGAGCACGCTGCCGCCGCTACCTGGACGCAGCGTATTAATCTGCCTCGCGCCTGGCCCGTGCACGTGCGCTACTACACCTGCGAGGCCACTGCTAATGGGCAGCTGCGGCACTATCCCGATGTGTATGGGCTGGATGCACCCCTGCTGGCCGCCTGCTTTGCCGTGGTGCCGGAGGCCGCGCAGTTACCGCCGCGCTAA
- a CDS encoding ankyrin repeat domain-containing protein, whose protein sequence is MRKFFLLFALFIGLISTVSAQSTTKELFTAVLRNKPADVETLLANGANPNATVEMIPGFPTTCLIVAAGNNRLEIVKLLVQHKAQINQTDNFKATALMAAAGKGNQEIVTFLLENGADAKAKDEDGKDALAAAKESGNAAVVTLLEQKLK, encoded by the coding sequence ATGAGAAAATTCTTTCTCCTTTTCGCCTTATTTATTGGCCTCATTAGTACGGTTTCGGCCCAGTCTACTACCAAAGAACTGTTCACGGCCGTGCTGAGAAACAAACCGGCCGATGTGGAGACGCTTTTGGCCAATGGTGCTAACCCCAACGCCACCGTAGAGATGATTCCGGGCTTTCCCACCACCTGCCTGATTGTGGCCGCCGGCAACAACCGCCTGGAAATTGTGAAGCTGCTGGTGCAGCACAAAGCCCAGATAAACCAGACCGACAACTTCAAAGCCACTGCTCTGATGGCCGCAGCCGGCAAAGGCAACCAGGAAATTGTAACCTTTCTGCTGGAAAACGGTGCCGATGCCAAAGCCAAAGATGAAGACGGCAAAGATGCGCTGGCGGCGGCCAAAGAAAGTGGCAATGCCGCGGTAGTTACCCTTTTAGAGCAAAAGTTGAAATAA